The Faecalibacter sp. LW9 genome has a segment encoding these proteins:
- a CDS encoding DUF2797 domain-containing protein, translated as MQFEGQIRKMITENGNPVKYYWDFNHDFVTMNRLLGKRIKINFDHYDCLGCGEDKEIYQMGYCKNCFFTLPQANPSIISPEKSTAHLGIEQRDLEWEKKFELQPHVVYLANSSGIKVGVTRETQIPTRWIDQGASEAIIIARTTNRFEAGMIEVSLKDVMADKTNWQRMLKNDVPDINLYEQFEIVKQNVNPEFQQFLVDEPEVYQLDYPVLEYPAKVKSTNLKKTPEIEGVLKGIKGQYLIFEDNSVFNVRGHEGFYVKVEI; from the coding sequence ATGCAGTTTGAGGGACAAATTCGTAAAATGATTACTGAAAACGGGAATCCGGTAAAGTATTACTGGGATTTCAACCATGATTTTGTGACGATGAATCGCCTTTTAGGAAAGCGAATTAAAATCAATTTTGATCATTACGATTGTTTAGGATGTGGTGAAGATAAAGAAATTTATCAAATGGGTTACTGTAAGAATTGCTTCTTTACTTTACCTCAAGCTAATCCTAGTATTATTAGTCCTGAAAAATCAACTGCACATTTAGGAATTGAACAACGCGATTTGGAATGGGAAAAGAAATTTGAATTACAACCTCATGTTGTTTATTTAGCCAATTCCTCTGGTATTAAAGTGGGTGTAACACGCGAAACGCAGATTCCAACGCGTTGGATTGATCAAGGGGCTTCAGAAGCTATTATTATTGCACGTACAACCAATCGTTTTGAGGCAGGAATGATCGAGGTATCGTTAAAAGATGTAATGGCTGATAAAACCAATTGGCAACGCATGTTAAAAAATGATGTTCCTGACATTAACCTGTATGAACAATTCGAAATTGTAAAACAAAACGTAAATCCAGAATTTCAACAATTTTTAGTAGATGAACCAGAAGTTTATCAATTAGATTATCCCGTTTTAGAATATCCAGCCAAAGTAAAATCCACAAATCTGAAAAAGACGCCTGAAATTGAAGGTGTATTGAAAGGCATCAAAGGTCAATATTTAATTTTTGAAGATAATTCGGTTTTCAATGTTCGTGGACACGAAGGATTCTATGTGAAAGTTGAGATTTAA